Proteins co-encoded in one Eremothecium sinecaudum strain ATCC 58844 chromosome VI, complete sequence genomic window:
- the SEN34 gene encoding tRNA splicing endonuclease subunit SEN34 (Syntenic homolog of Ashbya gossypii AFL012C; Syntenic homolog of Saccharomyces cerevisiae YAR008W (SEN34)), translated as MSVQGGHCTSNKVLISLRGASLSPLVFEVDAVKRLRELGILGILTGSLPSATQQNLFLTVPLRLTCEEAVWLVLEGYGKFTQDDKLFQSAVKTINGDEFKQWQIEEERELNEQVEARITIYKNKLAKLGIEEEEDGDVKQNLIQQGVFLETKNSSRLLKNKVNAESIPDDFYVQRALLKKLLDAYTNVDDYLLFKALRNRGYFLSPGGRFGARFIAYPGDPLQFHSHMAIQPALEYYNQPLDLLNLVSGGRLGTGVKKLWVVGGVRYEEIDEELLQDKNKIKLLQLPNPPVSFFSIEWSGFG; from the coding sequence ATGTCAGTTCAAGGCGGTCATTGTACGTCAAATAAGGTTCTAATTTCTCTTCGTGGAGCATCTCTTTCTCCACTTGTATTTGAAGTCGATGCTGTTAAACGATTGAGGGAGCTGGGAATCTTGGGAATCCTCACTGGTTCATTGCCGAGTGCTACCCAGCAAAATTTATTTTTGACGGTACCACTTCGTTTAACTTGTGAAGAAGCAGTTTGGCTTGTGTTGGAAGGCTACGGGAAGTTTACTCAAGATGATAAGTTATTTCAGTCAGCGGTTAAAACGATAAATGGGGATGAATTTAAGCAATGGcaaattgaagaagagcGGGAATTAAACGAGCAGGTTGAGGCCAGAATAACTATTTATAAAAATAAGCTTGCAAAGCTTGGgattgaagaagaagaagatggGGATGTGAAGCAAAACTTGATTCAACAGGGTGTGTTTTTAGAAACAAAGAACAGTTCGAGGCTGCTTAAAAATAAAGTCAATGCCGAGTCCATTCCAGATGATTTTTATGTTCAAAGGGCACTGTTAAAGAAATTACTTGACGCTTATACTAATGTTGATGACTATTTACTGTTTAAAGCATTAAGAAACCGTGGTTATTTCCTTTCTCCAGGCGGGAGATTCGGAGCGCGGTTTATAGCATATCCCGGAGATCCGCTACAATTTCATTCCCACATGGCCATACAGCCAGCATTGGAATATTATAACCAACCTTTAGATCTTTTGAATCTAGTTAGTGGTGGGCGGCTTGGAACAGGAGTTAAAAAACTTTGGGTTGTTGGTGGAGTCCGCTACGAGGAGATCGATGAGGAGCTTCTTCAagataaaaataaaatcaaACTTTTACAATTACCTAACCCTCCAGTTTCCTTCTTCTCAATTGAATGGTCTGGGTTTGGTTAG
- the COG7 gene encoding Golgi transport complex subunit COG7 (Syntenic homolog of Ashbya gossypii AFL010C; Syntenic homolog of Saccharomyces cerevisiae YGL005C (COG7)): protein MDHQDELLEMFFDEEFVPHAYLDILLSSKDLSIKDIQLLSNSLLSRLDYYTGRLTKQLEITIQKLQKPAEILIYSKLRDEHNIGTTKLEYYLDTLGNSMKLLESDIDKINTDLSELNKKYDDSEELAVKLNKLDLIKSRLTAILSTFDQLKMIMTISTGEDDTALRKVNSKDFKIALDTLKDTISTKLDENSAYESSNETNYDLIKKIDTFISLKPVLRGFSTFYPPYLEFANQIQAVKEKYLDQKPGRNNFS, encoded by the coding sequence ATGGATCACCAAGATGAGCTGTTGGAAATGTTTTTCGACGAGGAATTTGTTCCACATGCATACCTAGATATTTTATTATCGTCGAAAGATCTTTCAATAAAAGATATTCAATTACTTTCGAATTCTCTTCTTTCGAGGTTAGATTACTACACAGGTCGTTTGACAAAGCAACTTGAAATTACTATACAAAAGCTGCAAAAACCAGCCGAGATTTTGATATATTCGAAACTGAGAGATGAACACAATATCGGTACGACAAAACTGGAATACTATCTGGACACTTTGGGTAATTCAATGAAATTACTAGAATCTGATATTGACAAAATCAACACTGATTTGTCGGAACTCAACAAGAAATACGACGATAGTGAGGAGCTGGCTGTGAAGTTAAATAAATTAGACCTGATTAAATCTAGACTAACAGCTATATTGAGTACATTTGACCAACTGAAAATGATCATGACTATTTCCACAGGCGAAGACGATACCGCTCTGCGAAAGGTCAATTCTAAGGATTTCAAAATTGCCTTAGATACGTTAAAAGATACTATATCTACAAAGCTGGACGAAAATTCTGCATATGAATCATCTAATGAAACGAATTATGATttgataaaaaaaatagACACATTTATTAGCCTGAAACCAGTATTGAGAGGTTTTAGCACTTTCTACCCCCCATATTTAGAATTTGCAAATCAGATACAGGCTGTGAAAGAAAAATATTTGGATCAGAAACCAGGTAGAAATAATTTCTCGTAG
- the PMC1 gene encoding calcium-transporting ATPase PMC1 (Syntenic homolog of Ashbya gossypii AFL011W; Syntenic homolog of Saccharomyces cerevisiae YGL006W (PMC1)), whose amino-acid sequence MLQTIQESNLVRRRTSKLSAIAKFPLSTDELGELHDPKSLAAYRKLFGDDEEHFYSKLRTSKTAGITINQDDIKSTDRYIAYGGNRIPERETKSFLQIAWIAFNDRTMILLTIAAIVSFVLGLYETLGQPPEYDAEGNKIPKVDWVEGVAIMVAVLVVVFVGAINDYQKERQFAKLNRKKENREIFIIRNGAEHVVSIHDLLVGDLINLQTGDVVPADSVLVKGTCECDESALTGESDTIKKVSLSVSLDKYKELEKRFPSIDIGTPGLDEKVPDPMLISGSKLLSGLGQAIVVSVGVNSVNGKTRMALKATPELTPLQERLNRLADSISIYGSVIGLLLFIVLFARFLSYLPRGRRYYPLTAAQKGSRFMDVFIIAVTVIVVAVPEGLPLAVTLALAFATTRMTKDGNLVRVLRACETMGSATAICSDKTGTLTQNKMTVVSGKLAGCDFQDTVNSSTTYQPSATVVQKLSPHVKTDILANISLNSTAFENKEENKPKRRETSSHIPKKLAFPWCKKQSNTHEKDEEKNQVNQPSERFIGSKTETALLGLALNSFGMEDLKYLRSNPAALGIATIVQVIPFESSIKWGGMVAKLEDGTFRFYVKGAAEIILKRCSQQVQSDGSTVFISEELYESASEKLRSMTALELRTISLAHKDFKGVSSWPPIGLEDPSNPKIACPDLLIDEELHPIASGEKADIDVTQKGLILDAILGIHDPLRVGVEDSVRKCRRSGVTVRMVTGDNVLTAKAIAKNCSILSEEEYDDPACAMEGPAFRKLSRMQRRQIIPKLRVLARSSPEDKRVLVESLKQMGEVVAVTGDGTNDAPALTLADVGFSMGIAGTEVAREASDIILMTDDFTAILNAIKWGRCVSTSIKKFIQFQLTVNITAVVLTVVSSLASAEGGSVLTAVQLLWVNLIMDTLAALALATDKPDEGILDRKPKGRSTPLISVSTWKMILGQAIFQLVITFILHFAGRRIFFPGRDTITGHDRAQLDAMVFNTFVWLQFFKLFVCRKLDEADGITNWRDRITCNNLNFFQNITRNGYFLVIVVVIALFQVLIMFIGGAAFSVVRQTGPMWATALICGLLSIPVGMLIRICPDSWAVAIFPAKLFKALKYTFGLGFLRNSKKADHETLLQEDEPNQYLLFGSSAFERAKSHVLVHKEHIKNSERWSFNPVKIFRRWRSADYDSWSSDDDNSIIGSLTMVPTLVGGAVGGFSQMSSTRIVEGRQYEMSPTGAIPEYNRKA is encoded by the coding sequence ATGCTGCAAACCATCCAAGAGAGTAATCTTGTAAGGCGGCGTACTAGTAAACTTAGCGCAATTGCAAAATTTCCATTATCCACAGATGAGTTGGGAGAGCTGCATGATCCAAAGTCATTAGCCGCTTATAGGAAACTATTTGGTGATGATGAAGAGCATTTTTATTCTAAGTTAAGAACAAGTAAGACAGCAGGTATTACAATTAATCAAGATGATATTAAGAGCACAGACAGGTATATTGCTTATGGCGGTAATCGTATTCCAGAGAGGGAAACTAAAAGCTTTTTACAAATCGCTTGGATCGCCTTTAATGACCGAACGATGATATTACTTACAATTGCAGCTATTGTATCTTTTGTTTTAGGTTTATATGAAACCCTTGGACAGCCTCCAGAATATGATGCCGAGGGCAATAAGATACCCAAAGTTGATTGGGTTGAAGGTGTTGCGATCATGGTAGCGGTCCTGGTAGTTGTTTTCGTGGGAGCTATAAATGACTATCAGAAAGAGAGACAGTTTGCAAAACTAAATAGGAAAAAGGAAAATCGTGAAATTTTTATTATAAGGAATGGAGCTGAGCATGTAGTTTCCATCCATGACTTACTAGTTGGTGATCTTATAAATTTACAGACTGGTGATGTTGTGCCAGCTGATAGTGTTCTAGTAAAGGGTACATGTGAATGTGACGAATCAGCTCTGACTGGTGAATCAGATACGATCAAGAAGGTATCGTTGTCGGTTTCTTTAGATAAATATAAGGAATTAGAAAAACGTTTTCCATCCATTGATATTGGAACTCCTGGACTGGATGAGAAGGTTCCTGATCCAATGCTCATTTCAGGCTCAAAGTTACTATCTGGTCTAGGTCAAGCAATTGTGGTGAGTGTTGGTGTGAACTCAGTTAATGGGAAAACCAGAATGGCTCTTAAGGCAACACCAGAATTAACCCCATTACAGGAAAGGTTAAATAGGCTTGCCGACAGCATATCTATATATGGTTCTGTGATTGGTTTGCTACTATTTATTGTATTATTTGCACGCTTCCTATCATATCTGCCACGAGGAAGGAGGTATTATCCTTTAACTGCCGCACAAAAGGGGTCGAGATTTATGgatgtatttattattgCAGTTACTGTTATCGTTGTTGCTGTCCCAGAAGGATTGCCGTTAGCAGTTACTCTGGCTTTAGCTTTTGCAACTACAAGAATGACTAAGGATGGAAATTTAGTGAGGGTTCTACGAGCTTGTGAAACCATGGGTTCCGCTACCGCAATATGTTCTGATAAAACTGGAACGTTAACACAGAACAAAATGACAGTCGTATCGGGAAAACTAGCAGGATGTGATTTTCAGGATACCGTGAATTCTAGTACAACTTACCAACCATCTGCCACTGTTGTTCAGAAATTGTCACCACATGTGAAAACGGATATCTTAGCTAATATTTCATTAAATTCAACTGCTTTTGAAAATAAGGAGGAGAATAAACCGAAGAGGAGAGAGACTTCATCGCATATTCCGAAAAAGCTTGCCTTCCCATGGTGTAAGAAACAAAGTAATACTCACGAAAAAGATGAGGAAAAGAATCAAGTAAACCAGCCTAGTGAACGCTTTATTGGATCTAAGACAGAGACAGCATTGTTAGGGTTGGCACTGAATTCTTTTGGTATGGAAGATTTGAAATACCTTCGTAGTAATCCTGCGGCATTGGGTATAGCAACTATTGTTCAAGTCATTCCTTTTGAAAGTTCTATTAAATGGGGTGGAATGGTAGCAAAATTAGAGGATGGGACTTTTAGGTTTTATGTCAAAGGTGCGGCGGAAATTATTCTTAAAAGGTGTAGTCAACAGGTGCAGTCGGATGGAAGTACAGTTTTTATATCTGAAGAGCTATATGAGAGTGCGAGTGAAAAGTTAAGGTCAATGACTGCACTAGAATTGCGTACTATATCGCTAGCGCATAAGGATTTTAAGGGAGTTTCATCATGGCCCCCAATCGGCCTTGAGGACCCCTCCAACCCTAAAATCGCTTGCCCTGATTTACTTATTGATGAGGAACTGCATCCTATTGCAAGCGGTGAAAAGGCGGATATTGATGTCACACAGAAGGGCCTTATATTAGATGCGATATTAGGTATTCATGATCCATTACGCGTGGGTGTTGAAGATTCTGTAAGAAAATGCAGGCGATCTGGCGTCACGGTTAGGATGGTTACAGGAGATAACGTTCTTACAGCCAAAGCAATTGCTAAAAATTGTAGTATTTTATCTGAAGAAGAGTATGATGACCCTGCATGTGCTATGGAAGGTCCGGCATTCCGTAAATTGTCTAGAATGCAAAGAAGGCAAATAATTCCAAAATTAAGGGTTTTAGCTAGGTCTTCTCCTGAGGATAAGAGAGTATTAGTCGAATCTTTAAAGCAAATGGGCGAGGTTGTTGCTGTTACAGGTGATGGGACTAACGATGCACCTGCTTTGACTTTGGCAGATGTTGGATTTTCTATGGGTATCGCTGGTACAGAAGTGGCTAGAGAGGCATCAGATATTATTTTAATGACAGACGACTTTACGGCCATTTTAAATGCAATTAAATGGGGTAGGTGTGTTAGTACGTCGATAAAGAAGTTTATACAATTCCAATTGACTGTTAATATCACAGCTGTCGTATTAACGGTGGTATCTTCTCTTGCATCAGCTGAAGGGGGTTCCGTATTGACTGCAGTTCAATTGTTATGGGTGAATCTTATTATGGACACCTTAGCAGCGTTGGCCCTTGCAACTGATAAACCTGATGAAGGTATTTTAGATAGGAAACCTAAGGGCAGGAGTACACCATTAATATCAGTTTCAACCTGGAAAATGATTTTGGGTCAAGCGATCTTTCAACTTGTGATAACTTTTATTCTTCATTTTGCAGGGCGACGTATTTTCTTCCCAGGAAGAGATACTATTACGGGACATGATAGAGCTCAACTGGATGCAATGGTTTTCAATACCTTTGTATGGTTGCAGTTTTTTAAATTGTTTGTGTGCAGAAAATTGGATGAGGCAGATGGCATAACCAATTGGAGAGACAGAATTACCTGTAATAACCTAAATTTCTTTCAAAATATAACTAGAAATGGTTACTTCCTAGTTATTGTGGTAGTTATTGCACTCTTTCAAGTGTTAATTATGTTTATTGGTGGTGCAGCCTTCTCTGTTGTTAGACAAACAGGTCCAATGTGGGCAACGGCTTTAATTTGTGGACTTTTGTCTATACCAGTGGGCATGTTAATAAGGATCTGTCCAGATTCATGGGCCGTTGCAATTTTCCCTGCCAAGTTATTCAAGGCTCTCAAGTATACATTCGGTCTAGGATTTTtgaggaattcaaagaaAGCCGATCACGAAACACTATTACAGGAAGATGAACCTAACCAGTATTTACTATTTGGCTCCTCTGCGTTTGAACGTGCTAAATCACACGTTTTGGTTCATAAGGAGCATATTAAGAATAGCGAAAGATGGTCGTTTAATCCAGTTAAAATCTTCCGTAGATGGAGGTCTGCAGATTATGATTCGTGGTCTTCAGATGATGACAACTCTATTATCGGATCTTTAACTATGGTTCCCACTCTAGTTGGCGGAGCTGTCGGTGGTTTTTCTCAAATGTCCTCAACCAGAATAGTGGAAGGGCGGCAGTATGAGATGTCACCAACAGGTGCAATCCCTGAATATAATAGAAAAGCATGA
- the RPN14 gene encoding Rpn14p (Syntenic homolog of Ashbya gossypii AFL009C; Syntenic homolog of Saccharomyces cerevisiae YGL004C (RPN14)) yields MELPSFHIQPDFENCINDVKNGRLSEEKFYINIETNSSTIKDYNVGISRRNDVIIYDAGLDNTFSNPNNGIYEGTFEKGKYKCQFKLPVTNYTSLLSPMDNPDNNIFSSFDITTLPEKRLAIGESTGEIKVFKDFELTHRLNGHKDYITSLRFFPSGEVLLSSSIDMRLKIWSAVDGSNPRTLLGHIAAVTDTAIIERGRNILSCSRDGTVKLWDCGSGNVIRTFRRTEMPTDPINVINLNVPTTTNEVNQDSGDFSTSGKTVLAAHSSGIISHHDISSKAQIGQCPNQFNSSCTSISLRLDKFKENSSKYVYAGYENGCIAQWDMRNPNKAVSHVYINKNTPVKCLLCCDNSLYLSSDNESACQLSLDENGHLSNIVSLVTHDAKILQFKANVDTDSVWAVGTTSYLGKYKV; encoded by the coding sequence ATGGAATTGCCGAGCTTTCACATTCAGCCTGACTTTGAGAACTGTATCAATGATGTAAAAAATGGTAGATTGAGTGAGGAGAAATTCTATATTAATATTGAAACTAATTCCAGCACTATTAAGGACTATAATGTTGGTATTTCGAGAAGGAACGATGTGATTATATATGATGCAGGGCTTGACAATACATTCTCTAATCCAAATAACGGAATATACGAGGGAACTTTTGAAAAAGGCAAATATAAATGTCAGTTCAAACTGCCTGTAACGAATTATACATCTCTGTTATCGCCCATGGATAATCCTGATAATAACATCTTCAGCTCCTTTGATATTACGACATTGCCAGAAAAAAGGCTTGCTATTGGTGAGAGTACAGGAGAAATTAAAGTGTTCAAAGATTTTGAATTGACACATAGATTAAACGGCCACAAGGATTACATTACATCGCTGAGGTTCTTCCCTAGTGGTGAGGTGTTGCTGAGCTCCTCAATTGATATGCGTCTAAAAATATGGTCTGCTGTGGACGGTTCTAACCCTAGAACATTGCTAGGGCATATAGCCGCTGTGACGGACACAGCTATTATTGAAAGAGGCCGCAATATTCTTTCCTGTTCGCGAGACGGTACAGTAAAGCTTTGGGATTGTGGTAGTGGCAATGTAATAAGGACATTTAGAAGGACGGAAATGCCTACAGACCCCATAAACGTAATAAATTTGAATGTACCAACGACAACAAATGAAGTTAACCAAGATAGCGGTGATTTTAGCACCAGTGGCAAGACTGTTTTAGCCGCTCACTCGTCAGGAATCATAAGTCATCATGATATCTCTTCTAAAGCGCAAATTGGACAGTGTCCTAATCAATTTAATTCATCATGCACTTCGATTTCGTTGAGATTAGACAAGTTTAAGGAAAACTCGTCGAAGTACGTTTATGCAGGGTATGAAAATGGTTGCATTGCCCAATGGGATATGAGAAATCCTAATAAGGCGGTCAGCCACGTATATATAAATAAGAACACTCCTGTAAAATGTCTCCTATGTTGCGATAATTCGCTTTACCTGTCATCAGATAACGAAAGTGCTTGTCAGCTGTCATTGGACGAGAATGGCCACTTGAGCAATATTGTGTCATTAGTTACACACGATGCAAAGATTTTACAGTTCAAAGCCAATGTAGACACTGATTCAGTATGGGCAGTAGGTACGACGTCTTACCTAGGTAAATATAAAGTTTGA
- a CDS encoding HFL003Cp (Syntenic homolog of Ashbya gossypii AFL003C; Syntenic homolog of Ashbya gossypii NOHBY601; No homolog in Saccharomyces cerevisiae; Syntenic homolog of Saccharomyces kluyveri SAKL0H22528g): MKFTSLLIAITVFDVGFSYITARHKSPDTKALQIASVIWRRVDNIKSSTLSREQRLFIKTIAILGGKASKDELQLPSLWPHPHRRDINVCSQHIKQSVGQGLSLAYLNFANDLAELTFLKEQVYQVNQMWDDITAILNNVMKISTTRRHRELTWLIKNFLVFYKYRAEEVNIELATGGNFTSLVSDLVDIQTEVHNLISQYYRMLQQRKHFVKQLTGWTSFSQSDPAIPKIQVKKITEDIPLEKDNVLALILKFKVLSAYQIFPTVPFCAIANIIFFADNLCANLFAGITNRQAEILKELSKRL; this comes from the coding sequence ATGAAGTTTACTTCATTACTAATAGCCATAACGGTCTTTGACGTTGGTTTCAGCTACATAACAGCTAGACACAAAAGTCCAGACACTAAAGCCTTGCAGATTGCATCGGTAATCTGGAGGCGAGTTGATAATATCAAGTCATCTACGTTAAGCAGGGAACAGCGGTTGTTTATCAAGACTATAGCCATCTTAGGCGGCAAAGCATCTAAGGATGAGTTACAATTACCAAGCCTTTGGCCCCATCCACATCGCCGGGATATCAATGTCTGCAGTCAACATATAAAACAATCCGTTGGGCAGGGCTTATCCTTGGCTTATCTTAATTTTGCGAACGATTTAGCAGAATTAACATTTCTTAAGGAACAAGTTTATCAGGTCAACCAAATGTGGGACGATATAACGGCAATTTTAAACAACGTAATGAAAATATCTACGACCCGAAGGCATAGAGAACTTACTTGGTTAATAAAAAACTTTTTGGTCTTTTACAAATATAGGGCGGAAGAAGTTAATATAGAGTTGGCAACTGGAGGCAATTTCACATCGCTGGTGAGCGATTTAGTGGATATCCAAACTGAAGTGCATAATTTAATAAGTCAATACTATCGTATGCTGCAGCAAAGGAAGCACTTTGTGAAGCAGCTGACAGGATGGACTTCGTTCTCTCAATCAGACCCAGCGATCCCTAAGATACAAGTCAAAAAGATTACTGAGGATATCCCCTTGGAAAAGGACAATGTATTAGCACTAATTTTGAAATTCAAGGTATTAAGCGCGTATCAAATATTTCCTACTGTACCATTCTGCGCGATAGCTAATATAATATTCTTTGCGGATAACCTATGTGCTAATCTATTTGCTGGTATCACAAATAGACAGGCGGAAATATTAAAGGAACTTTCGAAGCGGCTATAA
- the RFA1 gene encoding replication factor A subunit protein RFA1 (Syntenic homolog of Ashbya gossypii AFL008W; Syntenic homolog of Saccharomyces cerevisiae YAR007C (RFA1)) has protein sequence MNGNTSISLGDLAAIFKNHARYENPSGGYYQCSQTKKAEQVATSKKNLILINDGMYHMKALLRGEASQKALSQNLKRGDIFRVLTAEPAVIKEKKKFALIIDDFEITQRDVNVNPHTEFIDAYFAAHPNEVINLDNIKSDDQAMSLSPAISGQPQKPSKPQSQPQPQQQTHFQAQNDQYLGSGSQKTKPIFAIEQLSPYQNMWTIKARVSYKGDIKTWHNQRGEGKLFNVNFLDTSGEIRATAFNDNALKYYEILQEGKVYYVSKARIQPSKPQFSNLKHPYELQLDRDTVVEECFEAADVPKMNFNFVKLKQLATMEANSNVDVLGIVQTVNPAFEMTAKSGKKFNRRDIVIVDETNLSITVGLWNEQAIDFNLPEGSVIAVKSARVTDFGGKSLSMGFSSTLHPNPDIPEAFALKGWYSANANSTNFQSLKADGGEQTGTKFIANRITISRAKEDNLGRSDKGDYFNVKGAINFLKVDNFAYPSCSSEDCRKKVIEQTDGSWRCEKCQLDFPSPRWRYMLTASILDETSQIWLTIFDEQAEKLLGMDANKLTDLKNNDPEQFQKVTQSVQMNEFDFRVRAREDTYNEETRIRYTVTNLYPLRWKNEADFLAVELSKAILC, from the coding sequence ATGAATGGCAATACGAGTATTAGTTTGGGGGATTTAGCTGCTATTTTCAAGAACCATGCAAGGTATGAAAATCCTTCTGGTGGATATTATCAATGTTCTCAGACAAAGAAGGCAGAGCAGGTGGCAACAAGTAAGAAGAATTTAATCTTAATTAACGATGGGATGTATCATATGAAAGCCCTTTTAAGGGGAGAAGCTTCGCAAAAGGCATTAAGCCAGAATTTAAAGAGAGGCGATATCTTTCGAGTGCTGACGGCCGAGCCAGCTGTTATCAAGGagaaaaagaagtttgCCCTGATTATTGATGATTTCGAGATAACCCAGAGAGATGTGAACGTTAATCCACATACAGAATTTATTGACGCTTACTTTGCCGCGCATCCTAACGAGGTGATTAATTTGGACAATATAAAAAGTGACGACCAAGCGATGTCACTCTCTCCTGCCATTTCAGGACAACCTCAAAAGCCTTCAAAGCCCCAGTCTCAGCCTCAGCCCCAACAGCAAACCCATTTTCAAGCTCAGAATGATCAATATTTGGGGAGTGGTTCGCAGAAAACGAAACCTATTTTTGCTATTGAACAGTTGTCGCCCTATCAAAACATGTGGACCATCAAGGCCCGTGTTTCATACAAAGGCGACATCAAGACTTGGCATAACCAAAGAGGAGAAGGAAAGCTGTTCAACGTAAATTTCCTCGACACTTCTGGTGAAATCAGAGCAACTGCATTCAATGACAATGCGTTGAAGTACTATGAAATATTACAAGAAGGAAAGGTTTATTATGTGTCTAAGGCAAGAATCCAGCCTTCAAAGCCTCAGTTTTCCAATCTAAAGCATCCTTATGAACTGCAACTAGATAGGGATACAGTGGTTGAGGAATGTTTTGAAGCTGCAGATGTTCCAAAAATGAACTTTAACTTTGTCAAGTTAAAACAGCTTGCGACTATGGAGGCAAACTCTAATGTAGATGTGCTTGGTATTGTTCAAACAGTTAATCCTGCGTTTGAGATGACGGCAAAATCCGGTAAGAAATTCAATCGTCGTGATATAGTTATTGTCGATGAAACTAATCTTTCCATTACTGTTGGTCTTTGGAATGAGCAGGCTATAGACTTCAATCTCCCTGAGGGCTCTGTGATTGCAGTCAAGAGTGCACGTGTTACAGACTTTGGGGGAAAGTCTCTATCAATGGGCTTTTCCAGTACATTACATCCTAACCCAGATATTCCTGAGGCCTTTGCCCTAAAGGGTTGGTATAGTGCTAATGCTAACAGCACGAATTTCCAATCATTGAAGGCTGATGGTGGTGAACAAACTGGTACGAAGTTTATTGCTAACCGTATTACCATTAGTAGGGCTAAAGAAGATAATTTGGGAAGAAGCGACAAGGGTGACTATTTCAATGTAAAGGGTGCCATCAACTTTTTGAAGGTAGACAATTTTGCTTATCCATCGTGTTCTTCAGAAGACTGCCGAAAAAAGGTTATTGAGCAAACTGACGGTTCATGGAGGTGTGAAAAATGTCAGTTAGATTTCCCAAGTCCAAGATGGAGATATATGTTGACTGCATCGATATTAGATGAAACTTCTCAAATCTGGCTAACTATATTTGATGAGCAAGCAGAGAAATTGCTTGGAATGGATGCTAATAAGTTAACTGACTTGAAAAATAATGATCCTGAGCAATTTCAAAAGGTAACGCAAAGCGTTCAAATGAATGAATTTGACTTTAGAGTTAGAGCGCGTGAGGACACTTATAACGAGGAGACGAGGATAAGATACACTGTAACAAACCTTTATCCATTACGATGGAAAAATGAGGCAGACTTTTTAGCTGTCGAGTTATCGAAGGCTATTTTGTGTTAA